The Lipingzhangella halophila genome segment ACGGCGAAGACCAGTGGACTAACTACCGATTCATGACAATGCCACTGCAGTACAAGCGTCCTCTACTCTGCCTCCAATTCGCCTCGGAGACTACGGACTCCCTGCAATGCATCCGCATATCTGTTTGGAGAACACGTGTAGAGGCTCTGATATATACTGGCGGCTTCGGTGATGGTTTGTAGTGCCTCCCTGGGCCCGGCCGAGGGCGGCAAGTTGGTTGGCCTGGTTGTTGAGGCTCCGGGCGAGTTTGGGGCGGTGGGCGTCGGGACGCTGCTGGGCCAGTTCTCGGTAGGTGGTGGTGGCTTCGGTGATGGCCTCCAGCGCCTCCCCGGCCCGCCCTAGGGCGTTTCTTCTGGATCATCCATCTGTTACCCGGCTGCACGGATTGCGCGCTGCGCCGGAGCGAGACGAGCCCGCTGGGCGACGGGCGGCTTCAGGGCAAGGGCGCTGTCATCGTCCGCCAGGAGCGGACGGGCGCCCGCGGATTCCGTCCAGGAGGTAAGTGGTGCGGCGGTCGTAGTCGTCCCGGGGAGGCCGCTTGCCGTGCTTGAGGGCGAGGGCGTTGTCGACGACGAGTGCGTGGAGGTCGCCCGCCGTGAACTCCGGCCGCAGCGCACCGGAGGGCCGCGCCGCTGCGATGAGTTCGTCGTTGGCCTCGCTTCCGACCCGGCAGATGTCCATGAGCTGCTGCGAGTGCGGATATGTCTGCAGTAGGACGTCGTTGACGGCGGGCTGGCGGTACTGGAGGTCCCGGATCGCGGTGAGGTAGTAGGTGATCCGCTCGCCGATGTCGTCAATGGTCCGAGTGTGGTCGATGACGGCGAGCAGTTCCGTGGCGACGACCTCTTCGATGACGGCCTCGATGAGGCCGATCCGCCCGCCGAATCGGTTGAAGATCGTGGCCTTGCTCACCCCTGCCGCTTTGGCGACCTCCTCCAGCGGGACGGTCAGGCCCCGCCCCTGGAATGCGCCGATCGCGGCGGCGCGGATCTGCTCGGAACTGCGCCTGGCGTCGGCGCGCATCCGGGATTCCGAAGGCACCGCACCGGCCAAGGCCCTCACCCTCTCTCGCTGTCGCCCAGCGTCGTAATTTGACTCCCTCGGTCAGGTTACCTACGGTCGTCGACGGAAGAGAAACTGACCGGAACGGTCAACTTATGATTCCGCCCACCACCAAGACGGACACTGTGGGCACGCAGGAAGAGGCCAAGAACATGATCGTTGTAACCGGCGCTACCGGCGGGCTGGGCGGCGCCACCGTTGAGCACCTCCTCAAGCGCATACCCGCCGACCAGATCGGCGTCAGTGTCCGCGACGCCGCCAAGGCGCAGCACTTCGCCGACCGCGGCGTGCGCGTGCGGCAGGGCTCCTACGCGGAACCGGCCGCGCTGCGCGACTCATTCGCCGGTGCCGAGCAGGTCCTTCTGGTGTCCGGCAACGACCCGGCCGCCGACATGGTCAGCCTGCACCGCTCTGCCATCGAAGCCGCCGTCGAGGCCGGCACCCGGCGGATCCTCTACACGAGCCAGCAGGGCGCCGTCCCCGGCAACCCGTATCGGCCGTCGGACATCCACATCCGCACCGAGGCGATCCTCGGCGACTCCGGTGTCGCCTGGACCGCACTGCGCAACGCCGCCTACGGCCCACTCGACCAGGTTCTCGGCCCGTGGCAGCGGACCGGCGAGATCGCCCAGCCGGAAGACGGCCCTGTCCCGTATACCGACCGTGTCGACATAGCGGAGGCCACTGCGGTCATCCTCGCCGGTACCCGCTCCTTCGACGGCCCCGTCACCCTCACCGCGCCGACCGCCGTCACCTTCGACGATTTCACCAAGATCGCCTCTGACCTCACCGGTCGCACCATCAAGCGCATCGTCCTGGACGACGAACATTGGGTTGCCAACCAGATCACGATCGGCGTCCCGGAGCAGATGGCCCGACTCATGCTCACCTGGTACCAGGCCGCCCGCGCCGGCTACTTTGCCGAAGCCGACCCGCTGCTGGCCGAACTCCTCGGCCGCGAGCCCCGCACCGCCGCTGACCGGCTCGCAGCCCACCTCGCCACCTGAAGATTCTTCTCGATCGCTTGATCGTTGATCTGGACACGCCCTTAACTGATGCGCAGTGGGCGCGGATCGAGCCACTGCTCCCGAGCCGGACACCGAAGCGCGGCGGCCGCTGGAGAGATCACCGGCAGGTGATCGACGCCATCGCGTTCAAGTTTCAGACCGGGACGCAATGAGTCCATTTGCCCGGAAGTACGGCAATTGGAAAGGCGTCTACAACCGACTTCGGATGTGGGCCATTGACGGCACCTGGCGGCGAGTGTCCACCGTACTGATGGCGCGGTCCGACGCCGACCATGACCTCGGCTGGGCGGTCTCCAGTGGACTCCACCATCGTGCGCGCCCACCAGCACGCGGCCGGGGCCCGTAAAAAAGGGACCCCAACTGACGAACCACATGACCACGCCATCGGCCGGTCGCGCGGCGGACGGACCACAAAGATCCACCTCGCCGCCGATGCCGGCTGCCACCCTCTCGCGTTCTTTCTCACTCCCGGACAGGCTGGCGACGCACCCACATTCACCGACGTCATGGCCCTTCTGCATGTCCCCGAAAGCGTGGTCGCCCGCGCACCAGGCCGGATGTTGTTCTGGCGGATAAGGCGTACTCCTCCCGCGCGATCCGCGAGCACCTGCGCGGGTGCGGCATCCGGGCAGTGATCCCCGTCCGCGCCGACCAGCGCGGACACCGGCTACGTCGGGGCAGCCGCGGCGGCAGGCCACCGGCCTTCGACCGCGAGACCTATAAGCAGCGCAACACCGTCGAACGATGTATCAACCGCCTGAAGCAGTGGCGAGGCATCGCCACCCCCTACGAGAAGACCGCCACCATCTACCTGGCCGGACTCCACATCGCCGGCGTCTTCCTCTGGTCCGCCCGATGATCCAAACGAAACCGCCTAGGCGGCTGTGCCGGGGTGGGTGAGGTTGCTCAGATCCGGCAGAGGGAGTTGGCAAATCTTGTGGGCCTCTTCGGCCGGTACGCCCAGCATTCGTAGGAGGTCTTCGGTGACCTGGTCGGTGGCGGTGGCGTCATCGCGGTCGGGCTGGTCGTGCAGGAGTCGGCCGAGGCACAGTGCGGCGCCGGCCACCGTCACCATCGCCAGTTCGGGGTCACTCACCGCGAAGCGGCCTGCCTGGATCGCGGCCTCGATATCGCGCAGCGCGCGCGGCGCCAGGCCGATGTCCGACCGGACCAGGTTCAGGCCGTGGTGCAGGAGCACCCTGCTCAGCTGAGGGTTGCGGCGATGCAGGCGGCCGCTGAGGCGGAACCCCTGCGCGAACAGCTGAGCCGGGTCGTCGATGCCGGCGGTGAGCTGGTCCAAGGTTGCCCCATAGGAGTCGAGCGCGTCGGCGATGGCAGCGCCGAACAGTTCGTCCTTGGTGGCGAAGTGGTTGTAGAACGAGCCCATCCCGACGTCGGCCGCCTGGGTGATCTCCAGGATCGGCGCGGTGGTGTTGCCCGCGGCGAGGAACGCTTGGGCGGCCTGGATCAGCGCGGCGCGGGTCCTGGCCTTGCGCCGTTCCAGCCGGTTCTGGGCGTTGCTCTCCGCTCCCATGTGTGCCCCTTCGTGCGAGTCGCGCTCCACTGCCACTGTAGCGCCGCACTCAGTACTGAGCATGTCGTCACTCCCACTTGACTGCCGACATGATCATCACTGAGGATATCGTCAGAAAATGAAGGGGGCAGTCAATGGCCGACCAGCACGACCCGCACACCGGCCTGCACAGCGAGCAGGGCCGACGGTCGGGCGAGCACCCTGGCCGAGCCCGCAACCCTGTGGTGAAGGTGCATGATCTGGCCTGGCTGGAGTTCGAGAAGCCGGATCTGGGCCGGGCCGAGGTGTTCGCCCACGCGTTCGGATTCACCACCGTGTTGCGCACGGCGAGCGAGCTGCACTTGCGCGGTACCAACCCGGGGCCGCCGTGTGTGCTCATCCGAGGCGGCGCGCGGTCCAAGTTCGTGGGACCGGCCTTCCGGGCGGCCGACGGAGCAGATGTGCTGCGGCTGGCCGACGCGACCAGGCGTTCGGTCACCGCCCTGCCCGAGACGCTCGGTGGTGTCACGGTCGATCTGTTCGACCCGAGCGGGGCGCGGGTGCGCGTGGTCTCGGAGACGCACGAATTGCCAGAGCTGCCGTCGCCGACGCCCCATCCCTTGAATTTCGGTCACGAGACCGCCCGCGTCAACGTGACCCAGCGGCCCCGGCGCGAGCCGGTCAAGGTACAGCGACTCGGGCACGTGGTGCTGCAGACAACGAAGTACCTGGAAACGCTGAACTGGTACCTCGACCACCTCGGGCTGATCGTCAGCGACTTCCTGCACTACCCGGGCCAGCGCGAGCGTGGACCGGTGATGAGCTTCGTCCGCTGCGACCGCGGCAGCGAACCGAGCGACCATCACACGCTCGCGATGGTCCTCGGGCCGGCCAACCGCTACGTGCACTCGGCCTACCAGGTACCCGATCTGGACTCGCTCGCTGCCGGCGGCCAGTATCTGCTGGACCGTGGCTACCAGCGGTCGTGGGGGATCGGCCGGCACATCCAGGGCAGCCAGATCTTCGACTACTGGCGCGACCCGGACGGCTTCATGGTCGAGCATTTCAGCGACGGTGACCTGTTCGACAACACGGTCGAACCCGGCTGGGCGCCGATGACCGCCTCGGGCCTGGCGCAGTGGGGACCCCCAGCGACCAAGGACTTCCTCGGGATCAAGCCCGGCAGGGAGTCCGTCCGCGAGCTGCGCGCGCTCCTCAGCGCCCTGCGCGCGGACAACGAATTCGACGTCCAACGCCTTCTCGGCCTGCTGAAAGTAGCCGCCTCATGAGCACGTCCGTACTGCGCACCGCCGACGCGTGGTGGGTCCGCACGTCATCGGGCGCCGCCCGCGTGGACACCTCGGCCACGACCACCGCCGAACTGCTGCGTGAGCGCTCCGCCATCGCTGACGCGGCTGCCGCCACGGACACTGTCCCCATCGCGAGCCTCGCCCTGGTCTCTCCGGTCACCGCGCCGTGCCGGGTGGTGGCGCAGCTGACCAACTACGTCTCGCACGTCAAGGACACCGGTGGAAACCCGGAGACGGTGCCGTTGACGTTCTTCCGCAAGTCGTCGGGTTCGATCAGCGGTCCCTACGATCAGGTGGTCCGCCCGGCCCATGTCCGGCTACTGGACTACGAGGTCGAGATCGGTCTCGTAATCGGCCGCCAGATCGGTGTAGATTCCGACATCGCGGACGACGCCCTCGCCGACTACGTGGCCGGGCTGGTGGTCACCAACGACGTGTCCGCGCGCGATGTCCAGCTGCCCCAGACCCAGTTCTACGAGGCCAAGTCCTATCCCACCTTCACCCCCGTCGGGCCGGAGCTGGTGTTGCTGGACGTCGACGAGCTGAAGCGTTTCACCGACCTGCGCCTGAACCTGTGGGTGAACGGTGAGTTGCGGCAGGACCGGACCGCCGCTGACATGATCTACCCGCCCCTGGCGGCGCTGCGCGCGCTCGCCCGCTTCCAGCGGCTGGATCCCGGTGATGTGCTGCTGACCGGGACACCGGTCGGCACCGCGCTGAGTGCTCCGCCGAAACCGGTCCAATTCCTCGGCTCCCTCCTGCCGCCGGCACTGAAGTGGAAGATTTTCTTCTCCGGCCAGGCCAAGAACCTGAAGTACCTCCAGGACGGCGACGTCATCGAGGCGGCCGTGGCCACCGACGGCGGCGCGATCGACCTGGGTATCCAACGCACGCCCGTGAGGTGGACCCGATGACCGACACTCTGCTCTGGCCGGACTACACCGGCCCCGCCGACCTCGCCGCCATCGAGACCGTCCCGCTCGAGGAACGCGGTCTGCCCGAAACGACCTACGCGTTGCTGGCCAGGGCAGCGCAGCTGTGGCCGGACCGAACGGCGATCACCGTCGTGCCCGAGGCAGCCCGCTGGCGCGAACCACAGGAGAGCACCTTCGCCGAACTCCTCGCCGAGGTACACCGCTACGCCAACACCCTCCATCGGCTGGGAGTGCTGCGTGGGGACGCGGTCGCCCTGATGGCGCCCAACTGCGCTGAACTGATCACCGCCACGCTGGCCGCGCAGCTGGCCGGTATCGCGGCCCCGCTCAACAGCGGCCTGTCTCGCCAGCACCTGGGCGAGCTTCTGCGCCGTTCCGGGGCACGGGTCCTGATCGTCGCAGGCCCAGAGCTAGACGACCAGTCCTGGGAGACGGCCCAGGCGCTGGCCGGCAGCGGGCTGCTGGACGCGATCCTCGCTCTGCGCCCCACCGGGGCGACCGGTTCAGCAGAGCCACTGCCCACAGTGAACGGTGTGCGCGTAGCCTATTTGGCGGAGCTTGCCCGCGACGGTGAGGAAACCTGTTTCGACGGCGTCACGCCCCATGCGGGCGATCTGGCGGCCTTCTTCCACACCGGAGGCACTACCGGCGCTCCGAAGCTGGCCGCGCACACCCACGCCAACGAGGTCGCCGATGCGTGGATGATCGCCGCGAACTCGCTGCTGGACGAGGAGTCGGTGATCTTCGCGGCCTTGCCCCTGTTCCACGTCAACGCCCTCGTTGTCACCGTGCTCGGCCCGCTGTTCAGGGGCCAGCCGGTCGTGTGGGCCGGCCCTCTCGGCTACCGCGAACCCGCGCTGTACCCAGAGTTCTGGAAGCTCGTCGAGCACTACCGGGTCGCCGCCATGAGCGCGGTGCCCACCGTCTACGCCGTGCTGGCGCAGGTACCGGTCGACGCGGACATCTCCAGCTTGCGGTTCGCGCTGGTAGGGGCTTCGCCCCTGCCCGCCGCCGTGCGCGAGCGGTTCCACGAGCACACGGGCATCACGTTGGTCGAGGGGTACGGCCTCACCGAAGCCACCTGCGCGAGCGTCCGGAGTTTCCCCGACGCCCCGCGCCCGGGCTCGGTCGGGCAGCGATTGCCCTACCAACATGTCAAGATCGTCGAACCGGAATCGTGGGAGGAGCTGCCGGCCGGCGAGACCGGTGTGCTCGCGATCAGTGGGCCCGCCGTGTTCGCCGGCTATGTCACGGGCAGGGATGAACACGGTCCGATACTCGATGGTCTGGGCAAGCTGCGGGACGGCTGGCTCGACACCGGCGACCTCGCCCGACTCGACGAGGACGGCTTCGTCCACCTCGCCGGGCGCGCGAAAGACCTCATCATCCGGG includes the following:
- a CDS encoding TetR/AcrR family transcriptional regulator, whose translation is MAGAVPSESRMRADARRSSEQIRAAAIGAFQGRGLTVPLEEVAKAAGVSKATIFNRFGGRIGLIEAVIEEVVATELLAVIDHTRTIDDIGERITYYLTAIRDLQYRQPAVNDVLLQTYPHSQQLMDICRVGSEANDELIAAARPSGALRPEFTAGDLHALVVDNALALKHGKRPPRDDYDRRTTYLLDGIRGRPSAPGGR
- a CDS encoding NmrA family NAD(P)-binding protein, with amino-acid sequence MIVVTGATGGLGGATVEHLLKRIPADQIGVSVRDAAKAQHFADRGVRVRQGSYAEPAALRDSFAGAEQVLLVSGNDPAADMVSLHRSAIEAAVEAGTRRILYTSQQGAVPGNPYRPSDIHIRTEAILGDSGVAWTALRNAAYGPLDQVLGPWQRTGEIAQPEDGPVPYTDRVDIAEATAVILAGTRSFDGPVTLTAPTAVTFDDFTKIASDLTGRTIKRIVLDDEHWVANQITIGVPEQMARLMLTWYQAARAGYFAEADPLLAELLGREPRTAADRLAAHLAT
- a CDS encoding TetR/AcrR family transcriptional regulator; protein product: MLSTECGATVAVERDSHEGAHMGAESNAQNRLERRKARTRAALIQAAQAFLAAGNTTAPILEITQAADVGMGSFYNHFATKDELFGAAIADALDSYGATLDQLTAGIDDPAQLFAQGFRLSGRLHRRNPQLSRVLLHHGLNLVRSDIGLAPRALRDIEAAIQAGRFAVSDPELAMVTVAGAALCLGRLLHDQPDRDDATATDQVTEDLLRMLGVPAEEAHKICQLPLPDLSNLTHPGTAA
- a CDS encoding VOC family protein produces the protein MADQHDPHTGLHSEQGRRSGEHPGRARNPVVKVHDLAWLEFEKPDLGRAEVFAHAFGFTTVLRTASELHLRGTNPGPPCVLIRGGARSKFVGPAFRAADGADVLRLADATRRSVTALPETLGGVTVDLFDPSGARVRVVSETHELPELPSPTPHPLNFGHETARVNVTQRPRREPVKVQRLGHVVLQTTKYLETLNWYLDHLGLIVSDFLHYPGQRERGPVMSFVRCDRGSEPSDHHTLAMVLGPANRYVHSAYQVPDLDSLAAGGQYLLDRGYQRSWGIGRHIQGSQIFDYWRDPDGFMVEHFSDGDLFDNTVEPGWAPMTASGLAQWGPPATKDFLGIKPGRESVRELRALLSALRADNEFDVQRLLGLLKVAAS
- a CDS encoding fumarylacetoacetate hydrolase family protein, with protein sequence MSTSVLRTADAWWVRTSSGAARVDTSATTTAELLRERSAIADAAAATDTVPIASLALVSPVTAPCRVVAQLTNYVSHVKDTGGNPETVPLTFFRKSSGSISGPYDQVVRPAHVRLLDYEVEIGLVIGRQIGVDSDIADDALADYVAGLVVTNDVSARDVQLPQTQFYEAKSYPTFTPVGPELVLLDVDELKRFTDLRLNLWVNGELRQDRTAADMIYPPLAALRALARFQRLDPGDVLLTGTPVGTALSAPPKPVQFLGSLLPPALKWKIFFSGQAKNLKYLQDGDVIEAAVATDGGAIDLGIQRTPVRWTR
- a CDS encoding acyl-CoA synthetase — translated: MTDTLLWPDYTGPADLAAIETVPLEERGLPETTYALLARAAQLWPDRTAITVVPEAARWREPQESTFAELLAEVHRYANTLHRLGVLRGDAVALMAPNCAELITATLAAQLAGIAAPLNSGLSRQHLGELLRRSGARVLIVAGPELDDQSWETAQALAGSGLLDAILALRPTGATGSAEPLPTVNGVRVAYLAELARDGEETCFDGVTPHAGDLAAFFHTGGTTGAPKLAAHTHANEVADAWMIAANSLLDEESVIFAALPLFHVNALVVTVLGPLFRGQPVVWAGPLGYREPALYPEFWKLVEHYRVAAMSAVPTVYAVLAQVPVDADISSLRFALVGASPLPAAVRERFHEHTGITLVEGYGLTEATCASVRSFPDAPRPGSVGQRLPYQHVKIVEPESWEELPAGETGVLAISGPAVFAGYVTGRDEHGPILDGLGKLRDGWLDTGDLARLDEDGFVHLAGRAKDLIIRGGHNIDPGVIEDALLAHPDVTAAGAVGRPDVHAGEVPVAYVTLAPGAEATQDELRAWAAERVPEQAAAPKVVTVLEALPVTDVGKPYKLELRADATGREFTEALSGIAGVEGIDVGIEEGSVTATVRVAADADQALVKAALGQYAVHWTCVVAGPQVTH